The segment CGGAGTTCATCGCTGCGGAGCATAGGCCCCTCGTCGTCCGCTCGTCATCGGTGATGGAGGACAATCCGAACCACTCGTTCGCCGGGATCTACCTCTCCGAGTTCCTCGGGAACACCGGGTCGGACGCGGATCGGCTTGAAGCCCTGGTCGGGGCAGTGAAGCGAGTGTACGCCTCCACCTTCGGTCGGAACGCCCGCGCCTACCGAAAGCGCCACGGCCTCCCGTGGGAAAAGGAGAAGATGGCGATCCTGGTTCAGAACATGATCGGACGTCACTACCCGCACAGCCTCTTCTATCCACTCATCGGCGGAGTCGCCTTCTCCCTCAACTTCTACCCGTGGAGCGACCGCCTCCGCCCCGAGGATGGGGTCGTCCGTCTCGTGGTCGGGGTGGGAACCAGGGCCGTCGGCCGCGAGTATGCCCGTGTTTTCTCGCCGGTCATGCCCGGCCTGCGACCGGAGGGATCGGATACCAAGGCGATCATTCGCTATTCCCAGGAGACCGTCGACGTCCTCGACATGCAATCCGGTCGACTCGGGCAGCGGAAGCTGCATCAGCTCGACAATCCCCTCTTAGCTGAAGTCTGCTCGGTCGTCTCCCCGGATGGGACTCTGTACGAGCCGGTCGGTGGGATTGTGGGGGAGGGGAGGTACGTGGCGACGTTCAACCGGTTCATCGCCCGGGATGACATCTTCCCGTTCACGTCCCTTGTGCGTGAGCTTCTGGCCGGATTGGAGGGATTGTTCGAGCTTCCGGTCGACATTGAGTTTGCGGTCGACTTCCCCCTCTCCCGCGCGACCGGAGAGCCGCGGTTCTACCTCCTCCAGGCGCGCCCCCTCGGCGGGAGGCCGGAGCATCGCCGGGTCCGCATCCCGCAGATCCCGAAGGAGCGGATCCTCCTTTCGTGCGGGAACGTGCTCGGAAACGGAAAGAAACGTGGGATCAATGATCTGATCTTCGTCGATCCGCGTACCTACGACTACACCCGTGCTGGGGAGGTCGCCCGGCGGGTGGGGGAGATCGATCAGACCTTGAACGGGGCCCCCTACATCCTGATCGGCCCGGGACGGTGGGGGACGACGAACCCCCAGCTCGGGGTCCCGGTCCAGTACGGGGAGATTGCCGGGGCTGAGGTGATCGTGGAGATGGCAACGGAATCGTTCGCCCCCGAGCTCTCCTACGGAACGCACTTCTACGCCGACATGGTGGCGAGCGGGGTCCTCTACCTCCCGTTCCGGGAGGAGGAGGGGGATCAGTTCAACCGGGACCTCCTCTCCCGCCTCCCCGCCGTCGCCTCCGAGGATGGGGTGCTGCACGTGCGCGCGGAGGAGGGGTTCGTGGTCTATGCCGATGGGGCGGGAAAACGGGGCGTGATCGCACTTTCCCGCTAACGAGACAAACGGGCAATTTTCTGGTATGCTAGAGGGAGAAATTCTGTAGTTATTCGATAAGGGAGGATCGAAGCATGGCGGAGGTAACGCTGAACAAAGTGACGAAACGGTTCGGGGACTTCACCGCGGTGAAGGGGATCGATCTGCAGGTTGAGGACGGAAAATTCACCGTCTTGGTCGGCCCGTCTGGATGCGGGAAGACGACGACGCTGCGCATGATCGCCGGGCTGGAGGAAGTGACGGAAGGGGAGATCAAGATCGGGGACCGGGTGGTGAACAACGTCCCGCCCAAGGACCGGGATATCGCGATGGTCTTCCAGAACTACGCCCTCTACCCCCACATGGATGTGTACAACAACATGGCGTTTGGGCTGAAGCTGCGCAAGGTTCCGAAGGATGAGATCCAACGGCGCGTCCACGCTGCGGCTGAGCTTCTCGGGATCGCGAACAAGCTGAAGAGCAAGCCGCGCGAGCTCTCCGGTGGACAGCGCCAGCGGGTCGCAGTTGGACGGGCGATCGTCCGCGACCCGAAGGTGTTCCTGTTCGATGAGCCGCTTTCCAACCTCGACGCCAAGCTGCGCGTGCAGATGCGCACCGAGCTCGAGCAGCTCCACCACCGCCTCAAGACGACCACGATCTATGTGACGCACGATCAGGTGGAAGCGATGACCCTCGGCGACAAGATCGCAGTGATGCGCGACGGGGTGATCCACCAGTATGACTCCCCAAAGCAGACTTACGACCATCCCGCCGACCGGTTCGTTGCCGGATTCATCGGGAGTCCGGCGATGAACTTCCTGAACGCCCGTGTTGAGTCCGCGGATGGCAAGGTGATGCTGGTCGGAGACGGGTTCAAGCTGATGGTCCCGGAGGGGCGTCCGACCGATCTCCCACCGAATGTGATCGTTGGAATCCGGCCCGAGGACCTAAACGGCCCGGTTACAGACGGGAAGGAGGGGGAGCTCCTCGACGCCACAGTTACGGTAACTGAGCAGCTGGGGAGTGAGCTCCTCGTCTACGCCAAATGCGGCGAGACTCCGATCGTGGCCAACCTCGATCCCCACATCACGATTAATATCGGGGACAAGATCAAGCTCGCCGTCGCCCTGGATCGGATGCACGTCTTCGACCCGGAGACGGATAAGACCTTCTTCTAAACCAGCGGATAGAACGCCCCAGGCCAGCGGCCTGGGGCGGTTTGTTTACGCCCGAGAGGATTCGAACCTCTGACCTTCGCATCCGGAGTGCGACGCTCTGATCCACTGAGCTACGGGCGCATCTGGCGGAGGGGGCGGGATTCGAACCCGCGGAGGAGCTATGCACCCCTCGACGGTTTAGCAAACCGTTGTCTTGGACCGCTTGACTACCCCTCCGAACAGTATTCATTCTACAATCTACGGTCGATCGGTGCAAGGACCAGAGTTGTCTCATCCAGGATGAGCATGAACCAAGGTGGTATTGTTTCTCGAGCGTGCGGGATCACTGGTATCGCGAACGCGTGCACACATCATAGGAGGCATGTTAGTGAAGCGGTCCGCAGCAAGCTGTGCGGTATCCAGCGAGGGCTCATGAATAACGTAGTAGAATTCACGTGCAATGGCTGATCGAAGGAATACGCTGACCCTCGTTGTTTACCTTGGGATAGTCTTGTTCATCATCGTATTCGGGCTCTACACCTCGCGCTACGTGGTCCACCGGCCGTGGACGGCCCGCGATCGGGTCGCTGCGGCGGCGGTGGACGGGGTTTGTTACGTCATCGGCGGAACAAACCCAGACGGTGAGCTCCTCGATGCGATCCTGGCGATCGACCCGGCGACCCGGCGGGCGAACACCGTCGGTCATCTCTCCACCCCCAGGTTCGGAGTCGCAGCGGCAGGTTGCTCCGGAGGGATTTTCGTCCTCGGTGGGGAGGACAGAAGCGGCTACCTCGACGAAATCGTTCGCTTCGACCCAAGCACGAAGAAGAGCCAGCTTGTGGGCCGTCTCCCTTCCCCCCGCGCCTTCGGCGCCGCGGCGGCCGTGGCCGGGAGGATCTACTACATCGGTGGCTGGGACGGGCACAGCCGATTGGACGAGATCGTCGAGTTCAACCCTGCCACCGGGACCGCGGTTGTCATCGGGCACCTCTCTTCGGCGCGCGAGTTCGCGGCGGTGGCCGCTTCCGGCGATAAGCTCTACGTGATCGGAGGGGAAGACGATTCCACTGCGCCAATCCACGAGATTGTGGATGTCGACCCCGCCACCGGTAAGATCGTGCGGACCGGAACGCTACCCGAACCCGTCTCCCGCGCTGCCGCGGCGAGCACGGGAAAGGCGATCTACGTCTTCGGTGGCTGGAACAGGGGATCGAGTGACACCGTCGTCGTTGTCGATCCGACCACGCTTTCCTCCTCTGAGGTGACCACCCTCCCGTTCACAGGAGCCGACCTCGCGGCGGTCGCCTGCTCCGGGAAAATCTACTTATTCGGGGGAGCCGATCCTAAATTTCACCAGCAAATCAGGATCGTCGAGTTCGACCCCGTGAGTCGGGATATCGTCTACGTGCACTTGCGTCATTTCCTGTGGTGGTGAGGGTGAGGCGAAGCGGGGGAGCCTGATCATCGCACTGCGGCGTACAGGAGCTCCAGGAACCGGTCGCGCGATGCTTTGAGCACCACGTCGACGTTCGGAGCGTTCCCGGTGATCCCCAAATGGTCGACTACCACCGCCCCGCGGGTGAGATCCCCCTTTGTCTCGACATCGACGTACAGGTGCTTGATCTCTGTCGCCACTGCGGGATCTATCGCCACCGCCATCGCGATCGGGTCAGGGAGGTCGAACCCAGGAAGGCCGAGCTTCTCCATCCCGAAGCGGCGCAGGCACGCCTGGATCGCAACGCAGAACTCCCCGAGCGGGGAGACCCGGCGCAGCTCTTCCGCTGCTGCGTCGTCGAAGGTGGCGTAGCGCTGTGAGACGTCCCAACCGACCATCGTGATCGGAAGTCCTGATTCGAACACCATCTTCGCCGCCTCGGGATCCACCCAGATGTTGTACTCCGCCGCCGGGACGACGTTCCCGTGGCCGAGGCCGATCCCGCCCATGATTACGCATCGGTCCACCATGCCGGCGATCTCAGGGTCACGCGCCAGGGCGATGGCGACGTTCGTCAGCGGCCCGAGTGTGACCAGAGTGACCTCACCGGGGTAGCAGCGGATCGTGCCGATGATCGCGTCCACTGCGTGCCCAGGTGCGGGCGTCCGTCCAGAGAGCGGAAGACCGATCTCCCCCATCCCATCCTTTCCGTGCACGAACTGTGCCGTCTCGAGCGGTCGAAGGAGCGGCTTAGCGCAACCGGCATACACCGGGACCTTCGCCCCGCACCGCTCGACCGTGTACAGGGCGTTCTGCACCCCCTGGTCGCGCGGGACGTTCCCAGCGACCACGGTGATCGCCTCCACCTCGATCTCCGGGTTTCGGAGCGCCATCACGAGTGCAACCGCGTCGTCGGACGCGGTATCAGTATCGATCAAAAATCGTCGCATCAATCCTCCCGTTGGCTGCATCAGCTTCTACCGATACTAATCGACCGGGAGCCGATAGCCAAGCATAAAATAGGAGCATCGGAGACCCGGCTCACACTCCTGCAACAAGAAAGAGGCGCGGGAGGACGCGGTGAGGTCGAAAAATAAGCGGTGGGGTTGCGTCCCCAGGGCGCGTGCGTCAACTTGGGTGAGATTGCGGTTCAAAGGATTCTTTCGTACCGTTTCTCGGTTGACCGGGTCGGTGATCAAAACGGACGCAACACGCGGGCAAAATGAGGTGAATTCGAATTGGAGCGGAGAAAGATCGCGGCAACACAGATTGTGTTCTGGATAACTGCAGTGGTGCTGGCCGGTCTGCTCGCTTTGCGTATCATCCCAGTGCAGGATTTTTTCGCCGCGGTCGATTGGAGATTGTTGACACTCCTTGGCTCGTTCATGCTCGTCGCCGAGGGGCTTAAATCGACTGAATTCGTAGAATGGGTCGCCGTCGCGCTCACACGCCGTGCCCATGGACTGGTCGGCTTGTATTCCCTCGTGTTGGCAAGTGCGTTCACGCTGGCGATGCTCGTCACAAATGACGCTGCGCTGTTCGCCGTCATCCCGCTTACATTCGCGTTGGCCCGGCGTGCCCCGCTCAATCTGCGGCGGTTGGTGATCTACGAGATCATGGCGGTGAACCTGGGCAGCGCGTTTACCCCATGGGGCAACCCGCAGAACCTGTTCATCTACCACCACTACCAGTTGTTACCGGCCACGTTCTTTCAGGCGAGCGCGCCGTTAGCCGCTGTCAGCTCCATTGTACTTGCCGCATTGATGGTGATAGGACTGGCGCATGGGAAAAAGGCTATACCCGCCCCATCGTCCGAAGCGGTCACGCCGCCGCAAGTGGCGTGGGGGAAGTCAGCGATCCTGTTGGGCTTGTTCGCGTTGCTTGTCCTCAGCGTCATGCGATTACTCCCTGTATATATCGCAGCCGGGCTCCTCGTCTTATACATGGCAACAGTGGATCGACCTGGATTTCAGCGACTCGATTGGTGGCTCCTCGGGGCGTTCTTCCTCCTGTTCCCGACGATGAGCGGGCTGGGAGAGTTGGTCACTCGGGCCCTCGGTGGTGGGATCGCCAGCTCGCTCGGCGTATACGGAATAGGTATCGGGCTCTCCCAGGTGATCAGCAACGTTCCTGCGGCAATGCTGCTCTCGCACACTACCGCCGATTGGCGCAGCTTGTTCTACGGAGTGAACATCGGCGGCCTGGGTACGATGGTCGCTTCGTTCGCCAACCTGATCGGGTTGAGCCTCTATCTCAACGGATCACGGCGGGAGAGTGCCCTGGCGTTCATCGGAGAGGCACTGGGGTGGAATGCGCTTGCGTTAGTGGTTCTAGGCGGGGTCTTCATGTTGTTCGTTTGGTAGAGGCTCCGGTTGCGTTCTCCGTCATCCCTTCGGTACCATCTGTGCGCAACTCAGCGTAAGAGGGAGGAACCATGATCGAACGTCGTTTCACCCGCATTCAGACCGAGCTTCCCGGACCGAAATCGGCCGCGGTTCTGGAGAAGAAGGCGAAGTACGTGGCCGCACCGCTTGAGACATACGCCCCGTTTGTCATCAAGGAGAGCAAAGGGGCACTGGTCGAGGACCTTGACGGAAACAGGTTCATCGATTTCTCCGGCGGCTGGGGGTGCCTGAACGTGGGACAGCGCAACGACCACGTCGTCGCCGCGCTGCACGATCAGCTCGATCGGTTTCTGCACACCGACTTCACCGCCGTCCCCTATGCCCCGCTCGTCGAGCTCGCCGAGCTGCTGGTGGCCCACACCCCGATCCCGGGGGAGCTGAAGGCGGCGTTCTTCAACTCCGGGGCCGAGGCGGTGGAGAACGCGGTCAAGATCGCGCGCGCCTACACGAGGCGCAAGGCGGTTCTTGTGTTCGACAACGCGTTTCATGGCCGGACGCTGCTCGCGATGACGATGACCCACAAGGCGAACCCGTACAAGATGGGATTCGGGCCGTTCGCTCCCGAGGTGTACCGCCTTCCCTATCCCTACACCTACCGCAACGACGTCACCGCCCAGGATATCGAGGATCGCCTCCTGTCCCTGGTCGACCCGTCCGACGTGGCGGCGATGGTCGTCGAGCCGGTGATGGGGGAGGGTGGATTCCTCGTCCCGCCGGATTGGTTCCTCCCGGCGATGCGGGGATTGGCCGACAAGTACGGGTTCGTCCTCGTGTTCGACGAGGTGCAGTCCGGGATCGGCCGGACCGGCAAGTTCTTCGCGTTTGAGCACTTCAATGTAACTCCTGACCTGATCTGCGTTGCCAAGTCGCTCGGTGCCGGGTTGCCGCTCTCCGGGGTGATCGGCAAGGCGGAGATCATGGACGCGCCGGTGGCAAGCGGGATCGGTGGGACATACGCCGGAAATCCGCTCGCCTGCCGGGCGGCGATCGAGGTGATTAAGGCGATCGATTCCGCGAACCTGCTCGACCGTGCTGTACACGTGGGAACCAGGATCAAGGAGCACTTCCGCCGCCTGCAGGAGCGCTACGATGTAGTCGGCGACGTGCGTGGGCTGGGAGCGATGGTCGGGATGGAACTGGTCGAGGACCGCAAGACCAAGAAGCCGGCCAAGGCACTCACCAGTAAGATCACGCAGCACGCCCTGCATAACGGGGCGATATTCCCGACAGCCGGGCTATACGGGAACGTGATCCGCGTCCTCGTGTCGCT is part of the Candidatus Bipolaricaulota bacterium genome and harbors:
- a CDS encoding nucleoside hydrolase; translated protein: MRRFLIDTDTASDDAVALVMALRNPEIEVEAITVVAGNVPRDQGVQNALYTVERCGAKVPVYAGCAKPLLRPLETAQFVHGKDGMGEIGLPLSGRTPAPGHAVDAIIGTIRCYPGEVTLVTLGPLTNVAIALARDPEIAGMVDRCVIMGGIGLGHGNVVPAAEYNIWVDPEAAKMVFESGLPITMVGWDVSQRYATFDDAAAEELRRVSPLGEFCVAIQACLRRFGMEKLGLPGFDLPDPIAMAVAIDPAVATEIKHLYVDVETKGDLTRGAVVVDHLGITGNAPNVDVVLKASRDRFLELLYAAVR
- the ugpC gene encoding sn-glycerol-3-phosphate ABC transporter ATP-binding protein UgpC; this translates as MAEVTLNKVTKRFGDFTAVKGIDLQVEDGKFTVLVGPSGCGKTTTLRMIAGLEEVTEGEIKIGDRVVNNVPPKDRDIAMVFQNYALYPHMDVYNNMAFGLKLRKVPKDEIQRRVHAAAELLGIANKLKSKPRELSGGQRQRVAVGRAIVRDPKVFLFDEPLSNLDAKLRVQMRTELEQLHHRLKTTTIYVTHDQVEAMTLGDKIAVMRDGVIHQYDSPKQTYDHPADRFVAGFIGSPAMNFLNARVESADGKVMLVGDGFKLMVPEGRPTDLPPNVIVGIRPEDLNGPVTDGKEGELLDATVTVTEQLGSELLVYAKCGETPIVANLDPHITINIGDKIKLAVALDRMHVFDPETDKTFF
- a CDS encoding phosphoenolpyruvate synthase; this encodes MNSRFFHFGEDNRGGYHFDPYALPENVRLLGNGQLGGKARGLLFVIDHLRHGGRLTDYDPLIGFPDSFIITTDVYDEFMEENRLGESVLARCAGEISTEELQARIVAAHFPDEARARLAEFIAAEHRPLVVRSSSVMEDNPNHSFAGIYLSEFLGNTGSDADRLEALVGAVKRVYASTFGRNARAYRKRHGLPWEKEKMAILVQNMIGRHYPHSLFYPLIGGVAFSLNFYPWSDRLRPEDGVVRLVVGVGTRAVGREYARVFSPVMPGLRPEGSDTKAIIRYSQETVDVLDMQSGRLGQRKLHQLDNPLLAEVCSVVSPDGTLYEPVGGIVGEGRYVATFNRFIARDDIFPFTSLVRELLAGLEGLFELPVDIEFAVDFPLSRATGEPRFYLLQARPLGGRPEHRRVRIPQIPKERILLSCGNVLGNGKKRGINDLIFVDPRTYDYTRAGEVARRVGEIDQTLNGAPYILIGPGRWGTTNPQLGVPVQYGEIAGAEVIVEMATESFAPELSYGTHFYADMVASGVLYLPFREEEGDQFNRDLLSRLPAVASEDGVLHVRAEEGFVVYADGAGKRGVIALSR
- the gabT gene encoding 4-aminobutyrate--2-oxoglutarate transaminase, with amino-acid sequence MIERRFTRIQTELPGPKSAAVLEKKAKYVAAPLETYAPFVIKESKGALVEDLDGNRFIDFSGGWGCLNVGQRNDHVVAALHDQLDRFLHTDFTAVPYAPLVELAELLVAHTPIPGELKAAFFNSGAEAVENAVKIARAYTRRKAVLVFDNAFHGRTLLAMTMTHKANPYKMGFGPFAPEVYRLPYPYTYRNDVTAQDIEDRLLSLVDPSDVAAMVVEPVMGEGGFLVPPDWFLPAMRGLADKYGFVLVFDEVQSGIGRTGKFFAFEHFNVTPDLICVAKSLGAGLPLSGVIGKAEIMDAPVASGIGGTYAGNPLACRAAIEVIKAIDSANLLDRAVHVGTRIKEHFRRLQERYDVVGDVRGLGAMVGMELVEDRKTKKPAKALTSKITQHALHNGAIFPTAGLYGNVIRVLVSLVITDEQIDEGMEILAEAFAANLD